Proteins from one Anaerobranca californiensis DSM 14826 genomic window:
- a CDS encoding VOC family protein — MNYQGLIVFLGTNNLEKTHYFYHEILQLPLYKDQGVCKIYDVPGGGKIGFCQHMDISINGKSPIITLLVDDVDKSYKELLEKNVIVEEKPKINPKFNIYHFFVKDPNGYNVEIQKFL; from the coding sequence ATGAATTACCAAGGTTTAATTGTATTTTTAGGTACAAATAATTTAGAAAAGACCCATTATTTTTATCATGAAATTTTACAATTACCTTTATATAAAGATCAAGGAGTTTGTAAAATATATGATGTACCAGGTGGGGGGAAAATTGGTTTTTGTCAGCACATGGATATAAGTATTAATGGGAAAAGCCCTATAATAACTTTATTAGTAGACGATGTCGATAAAAGTTATAAAGAATTATTAGAGAAAAATGTCATAGTTGAAGAAAAACCTAAAATTAATCCTAAATTTAACATCTATCATTTTTTTGTAAAAGATCCTAATGGATATAATGTTGAAATCCAAAAATTTTTATAA
- a CDS encoding EAL and HDOD domain-containing protein: protein MEPDFDKLEEIIQSDIGLTYRFLKLANSAFFAARQELKSVKQGLVRLGIVEIKKWMFLMLLIGVKTKENNELIKNSLIRGKMMELLAKEQRLFDPINYFLTGMFSAIDVLLNKPMEEILEDLSLDPEVKKALVGSHNKLREHLDFVLDYENLNFGKIENSPLLKEIGKGKVVKSYLKAIEWSKILEDI, encoded by the coding sequence GTGGAACCAGATTTTGATAAACTAGAAGAAATAATCCAAAGTGATATAGGATTAACTTATAGATTTTTAAAATTAGCTAATTCAGCCTTTTTTGCAGCAAGACAAGAACTTAAATCTGTAAAACAGGGATTAGTAAGATTAGGGATAGTAGAAATAAAAAAATGGATGTTTTTGATGTTGTTGATAGGAGTAAAGACCAAGGAAAATAATGAACTAATCAAAAATTCTTTGATTCGTGGTAAAATGATGGAACTATTAGCAAAAGAACAAAGGTTATTTGATCCAATAAACTATTTTTTAACGGGTATGTTTTCTGCCATAGATGTACTGTTAAATAAACCTATGGAAGAGATATTGGAGGATTTATCTTTAGATCCTGAAGTGAAAAAAGCTTTAGTTGGTAGTCACAATAAACTAAGGGAGCACTTAGATTTTGTATTAGATTATGAAAACTTAAACTTTGGGAAAATAGAAAACTCCCCCCTCTTAAAGGAAATAGGTAAAGGGAAAGTAGTAAAAAGTTATTTAAAAGCCATTGAATGGTCTAAAATATTAGAAGATATTTAA
- a CDS encoding EAL and HDOD domain-containing protein — protein MEIFVGRQPIFDRKLNVYGYELLYRKSMNNYYEGIDENQATAELINNVFFTMDFQQITGGRKGFINFSQTMLEKEIPLLLPKNTIVVEILENVELTEELVKICSKLKKEGYILAIDDFIFEKDLQQLLSFIDILKVDFNKVDYTTQKQGIQKYGGKILFLAEKIETREDFVKAYQLGYHLFQGYFFSRPTILKSNELVFFKFETATNDGRIE, from the coding sequence ATGGAAATTTTTGTGGGTAGACAACCTATTTTTGATAGAAAACTAAATGTATATGGTTATGAATTACTTTATAGAAAAAGTATGAATAATTATTATGAAGGAATAGATGAAAACCAAGCAACAGCAGAACTGATAAACAATGTTTTTTTTACAATGGATTTTCAGCAAATAACAGGTGGAAGAAAAGGTTTTATAAATTTTTCTCAAACAATGTTGGAAAAGGAAATTCCATTATTACTTCCTAAAAATACTATTGTCGTAGAAATTTTAGAGAATGTCGAATTAACGGAAGAACTAGTGAAAATATGTAGTAAACTAAAAAAAGAAGGGTATATTCTGGCTATAGACGATTTTATTTTTGAGAAAGATTTACAACAATTACTAAGCTTTATTGACATATTAAAAGTTGATTTTAACAAAGTAGATTATACTACCCAAAAACAAGGGATTCAAAAATATGGTGGTAAAATCCTGTTTTTGGCAGAAAAAATAGAGACGAGGGAGGATTTTGTTAAAGCATACCAGCTAGGCTATCATTTGTTTCAAGGGTACTTTTTTAGTAGACCGACAATCCTTAAAAGTAATGAATTAGTTTTTTTTAAATTCGAAACTGCTACAAATGATGGAAGAATTGAGTAA
- a CDS encoding DUF441 domain-containing protein, whose protein sequence is MFDKHWIEILLSVVLILSVITKNRAMAISTAIILLLKLIKADKPIEFIAKNGISWGIILITMGFLAPIVLGRYTLQDIKEVFLKPDGIIGFFAGISVALFGAKGIEVGPVNTNLTLGVIVGTFVAVAFLKGTPVGPLIGSGIGFMLLSLLAKLGLF, encoded by the coding sequence TTGTTTGACAAGCACTGGATTGAAATTTTATTAAGCGTAGTTCTGATTTTATCTGTAATAACCAAAAATCGAGCTATGGCTATTTCCACTGCAATAATTTTATTACTTAAACTAATAAAAGCTGACAAGCCAATTGAGTTCATTGCTAAAAATGGTATTAGTTGGGGAATAATCTTAATAACAATGGGTTTTTTAGCTCCAATAGTACTTGGCCGTTATACCTTACAAGATATAAAAGAGGTGTTTTTAAAGCCTGATGGAATAATTGGTTTTTTTGCAGGGATTTCAGTAGCCCTTTTCGGAGCTAAAGGGATAGAAGTCGGTCCTGTCAATACCAATCTTACATTAGGGGTTATTGTAGGAACTTTTGTAGCTGTTGCTTTTTTAAAAGGAACCCCTGTAGGTCCTTTAATAGGTTCTGGAATAGGTTTTATGTTATTAAGTTTATTGGCAAAACTAGGATTATTTTAA
- a CDS encoding ECF transporter S component, producing MGKEKKLVIYSFLVALVAFVTAYVSFPIAFGYINLGDAIIFSSALVFGPFAGMIAGAVGSALADIILGYAQWAPFTFVIKGLEGYIVGLASLKFLEWGFKNFKVILLLLVAVLILNVGYFIAAVILYDFPAAIADAPLNIVQGIVALGLTLVLAPSIKRIANR from the coding sequence ATGGGTAAAGAAAAAAAATTAGTAATTTATTCATTTTTAGTAGCATTAGTAGCTTTTGTAACAGCATATGTCAGTTTCCCCATAGCTTTTGGTTACATTAATTTAGGGGATGCAATAATTTTTTCTTCTGCTTTGGTTTTTGGGCCCTTTGCAGGTATGATAGCTGGAGCAGTAGGTTCTGCATTAGCAGATATAATTTTAGGTTATGCACAATGGGCCCCTTTTACATTTGTAATTAAAGGGTTAGAAGGATACATTGTTGGTTTAGCTTCATTGAAATTTTTAGAATGGGGATTTAAAAATTTTAAAGTAATATTATTGTTATTGGTAGCAGTGCTAATATTAAATGTAGGATATTTTATTGCAGCTGTTATTCTTTATGATTTTCCCGCAGCTATCGCCGACGCTCCATTAAACATAGTTCAAGGAATTGTAGCTTTAGGTTTAACACTAGTTTTAGCCCCTAGTATTAAAAGGATAGCTAATAGATAA
- a CDS encoding helix-turn-helix domain-containing protein translates to MKRLRELRKEKKINQLKLAMDLNITQASISKYEMGKREPSLEVLEKLSDYFGVSTDYLIGKTNVRKNLDVKSLKEDEINLVIKYQQLTDKEKEMVQNYIDFLKENRKKKS, encoded by the coding sequence TTGAAACGGTTAAGGGAATTAAGGAAAGAGAAAAAAATAAATCAACTAAAACTAGCAATGGATTTAAATATCACCCAGGCGTCTATTAGTAAATATGAAATGGGAAAACGGGAGCCCAGTTTAGAAGTTTTAGAAAAACTTTCAGATTACTTTGGTGTTTCTACCGATTATCTGATAGGTAAAACAAATGTCAGAAAAAACCTTGACGTAAAATCTTTGAAAGAAGATGAAATTAACTTAGTAATAAAGTATCAGCAATTAACAGATAAAGAAAAAGAAATGGTCCAAAATTACATAGATTTTTTAAAAGAAAATAGAAAAAAGAAAAGTTAA
- a CDS encoding transglycosylase domain-containing protein: MGIIKRILKITLTVMLTITIVFLLTYLSIVLPFSPYYINWEEPVPIYDKNRPIYIVEEVLIREYLENKIIFMQYDNIPEQLINAFIAAEDNRFFKHRGFDIKGILRALTVNVKKRDIVQGGSTISQQLARNLFLNHEQTVQRKLLELVIAIELERRFTKEEILEMYLNQIYFGNGNYGIERAALKYFNTSTPNLTLEQGAMLAAIIKAPNLYNPIVNPQLAIEQQQIVLRQMTVMGFISEEVLTATD, translated from the coding sequence ATGGGGATAATAAAAAGGATACTGAAAATTACTTTAACAGTAATGTTGACAATAACTATTGTTTTTCTTTTAACATATCTAAGTATAGTATTGCCCTTTTCACCTTATTATATAAATTGGGAAGAACCTGTCCCAATCTATGATAAAAACCGTCCTATTTATATAGTAGAGGAAGTATTGATCAGAGAATACTTAGAAAATAAAATAATTTTTATGCAATATGATAATATTCCGGAACAGTTAATTAACGCTTTTATAGCAGCAGAAGATAATCGCTTTTTTAAACATCGGGGATTTGATATTAAGGGAATCTTAAGGGCATTAACTGTTAATGTAAAAAAGAGAGATATAGTACAAGGGGGGAGTACTATATCTCAGCAGTTGGCGAGGAATTTGTTTTTAAACCATGAACAAACAGTTCAAAGAAAATTATTAGAATTAGTTATTGCCATAGAATTAGAAAGAAGATTTACTAAAGAAGAAATTTTAGAAATGTACCTAAATCAAATATACTTTGGAAATGGAAATTATGGTATAGAAAGGGCAGCTTTAAAATACTTTAATACTTCTACTCCAAACCTTACATTAGAACAAGGGGCCATGCTAGCAGCAATCATAAAAGCACCTAATCTCTATAATCCCATTGTAAATCCCCAACTAGCCATAGAACAACAGCAAATTGTATTAAGGCAGATGACGGTTATGGGATTTATCAGTGAGGAAGTACTTACTGCTACAGATTGA